A window of Candidatus Kinetoplastibacterium crithidii (ex Angomonas deanei ATCC 30255) contains these coding sequences:
- a CDS encoding DUF3460 family protein translates to MSNQYESEITIFLRNFKQSNPDIALKQYAGRAILWDKVIDKKLKKDFDYARVPQKPYVYQVD, encoded by the coding sequence ATGTCAAATCAATATGAATCAGAAATTACTATTTTTTTGCGTAATTTTAAACAATCAAATCCAGATATAGCATTAAAGCAATATGCTGGGCGTGCAATTTTATGGGATAAAGTCATAGATAAGAAATTAAAGAAGGACTTTGATTATGCAAGAGTTCCTCAAAAACCATATGTATATCAAGTAGACTGA